A DNA window from Drosophila pseudoobscura strain MV-25-SWS-2005 chromosome 2, UCI_Dpse_MV25, whole genome shotgun sequence contains the following coding sequences:
- the CycB3 gene encoding G2/mitotic-specific cyclin-B3, with amino-acid sequence MAPTKATRATVTTQAAMNSLLTMGVTGARKGLSRRAANNNNNCNIDPNVENMQTRGKRKADNSPIKNEKIKRSALGNLTNNVKIMTLHQGEEDANQQLGPKKPTVQQLQALLDAKNNDNLSVNAFATNKIMTRASTKTDDSVENCHKVLDKIEEALARPKPRPKAVPSKKTVLAEVPNPNQVQIPVLPPPMQSLAAPQAQAQGMAIKPVRRISNDFNKTEDSLYMSALEDVSTCGDSLRLSGNFEAARRRSAKFQQKTEQPLVEAAKAAAAAALAPVVPLRPVPHDVEDFDQKNWDDPFQVSHYAMDIFNYLKTREPEFPIEDYMPKQIHLTTWMRTLLVDWMVEVQETFELNHETLYLAVKIVDLYLCREVINKEKLQLLGASAFFIACKYDERQPPLIEDFLYICDGAYNHDELVKMERETLRIINYDLGIPLSYRFLRRYARCAKVQMPTLTLARYILELSLMDYATIGFSDSQMASAALYMALRMHAGVANLEQQTWTSTLVHYTGFQLADFAEIVPVLNAGLHRKPRATIKTIRNKYSHKIFHEVAKVPLLSNQELFQNNLDVELNASNLS; translated from the coding sequence ATGGCGCCCACAAAGGCAACCCGGGCCACCGTGACCACTCAGGCCGCCATGAACTCGCTCCTCACCATGGGGGTCACAGGCGCACGCAAGGGTCTGAGCCGTCGGgccgccaacaacaacaacaattgcaacatTGACCCCAACGTGGAGAACATGCAGACGCGGGGCAAGCGCAAGGCCGACAACAGTCCGATCAAGAATGAAAAGATCAAACGCTCTGCCCTGGGCAACCTTACCAACAATGTAAAGATCATGACGCTGCATCAGGGCGAGGAGGATGCCAACCAGCAGCTGGGGCCCAAGAAGCCCACGGTCCAGCAGTTGCAGGCCCTGCTAGATGCTAAGAACAATGACAACCTGAGTGTAAATGCGTTTGCCACCAACAAAATCATGACTCGCGCCTCAACCAAGACAGACGATTCGGTGGAGAACTGCCACAAGGTGTTGGACAAAATCGAGGAGGCTCTGGCTCGCCCCAAGCCGCGTCCGAAGGCAGTGCCTAGCAAGAAGACCGTTCTAGCGGAGGTCCCCAATCCCAACCAAGTCCAGATTCCCGTCTTGCCGCCGCCCATGCAGAGTCTGGCCGCTCCCCAAGCCCAGGCTCAAGGAATGGCCATCAAGCCGGTGCGTCGCATTTCCAACGACTTTAACAAGACTGAGGATAGCTTATATATGTCAGCCCTGGAGGATGTCTCCACCTGCGGCGACTCTTTGCGGCTCTCGGGCAACTTTGAGGCGGCGCGTCGTCGCTCTGCCAAATTCCAACAAAAGACTGAACAGCCCCTTGTGGAGGCTGCAaaagcagctgccgctgctgctttggcGCCGGTGGTTCCGCTGCGGCCCGTCCCCCACGACGTGGAGGACTTTGACCAGAAGAACTGGGACGACCCCTTCCAGGTCTCGCACTACGCCATGGACATCTTCAACTATCTGAAGACACGCGAGCCGGAGTTCCCCATTGAGGACTACATGCCAAAACAGATCCACCTGACCACGTGGATGCGGACCCTGCTGGTTGACTGGATGGTCGAGGTGCAGGAGACGTTCGAACTCAACCACGAGACCCTCTATTTGGCTGTAAAGATCGTGGACCTCTATCTGTGCCGCGAAGTGATCAACAAGGAGAAGCTACAGCTTCTGGGGGCCTCTGCCTTCTTCATTGCCTGCAAGTACGACGAGCGCCAGCCGCCCCTGATCGAGGACTTTCTGTACATTTGCGACGGGGCCTACAACCACGACGAGCTGGTCAAAATGGAACGCGAAACGCTGCGCATCATCAACTACGATCTGGGAATTCCTCTGTCCTACCGCTTCTTGCGCCGCTACGCTCGCTGTGCCAAGGTCCAGATGCCCACTCTAACGCTGGCTCGCTACATCCTGGAGCTGTCGCTGATGGACTATGCAACAATTGGGTTCAGCGACTCGCAGATGGCATCGGCCGCCCTCTACATGGCCCTGCGCATGCACGCCGGCGTCGCTAACCTGGAGCAACAGACCTGGACCTCGACTCTGGTCCACTACACGGGCTTCCAGCTGGCGGACTTTGCAGAGATCGTGCCCGTCCTGAATGCCGGACTCCATCGCAAGCCGCGGGCCACCATCAAGACGATACGTAACAAGTACTCGCACAAGATATTCCACGAGGTGGCCAAGGTGCCCCTGCTCAGCAACCAGGAGCTCTTCCAGAACAACCTCGATGTGGAATTGAACGCGAGCAATCTGTCGTAG